In Gemmatimonas sp., the following are encoded in one genomic region:
- a CDS encoding LD-carboxypeptidase yields MVAAAGTFDLSEGDPRDAHTARSLRVPPLLTAGARIAMISPSGPLQGPHELERAVATAESLGWEVQVGQHALRRTGYFAGDDAQRGDDLLDALQDDRIDGIWCLRGGYGAARLLPRISVDLLQRHPKGLIGYSDITALHAAWQRAGLVSYHGPTARASLSAFSRDSLVRALRDGTDSCGEAPDARVVHGGRATGRLVGGNLALVSSLCGTPWAVDGRAAIVVLEDIGEATYRLDRMLTQLRLAGAFEGCVGVAFGHCTDCPDTTEDGTRTIDAIVTELANALQVPTLQGIPVGHIADQWTVPFGAIATLDADARTLSVHTSAVSRFH; encoded by the coding sequence ATGGTCGCGGCTGCTGGTACTTTCGATCTTTCCGAGGGTGATCCTCGCGACGCGCACACGGCGCGCTCGCTGCGAGTGCCGCCGCTGCTGACCGCCGGTGCCCGGATCGCGATGATCTCGCCCTCCGGACCGCTGCAGGGCCCTCATGAGCTCGAGCGCGCCGTCGCGACGGCCGAGTCGCTGGGGTGGGAGGTGCAGGTCGGTCAGCACGCGCTTCGGCGAACCGGCTACTTCGCGGGTGACGACGCGCAACGCGGGGATGATCTCCTCGACGCGCTGCAGGACGACCGCATTGACGGGATCTGGTGCCTTCGGGGCGGCTACGGCGCCGCGCGCCTGCTGCCGCGGATTTCCGTGGACCTGCTTCAGCGTCACCCGAAGGGGTTGATCGGCTATTCCGACATCACGGCGCTCCATGCCGCGTGGCAACGCGCCGGGCTCGTGAGCTATCACGGTCCCACCGCGCGCGCGTCGCTGTCGGCGTTTTCGCGCGATTCTCTGGTGCGCGCGCTGCGCGACGGCACCGATAGCTGCGGCGAGGCGCCCGATGCGCGCGTGGTGCACGGTGGTCGCGCGACCGGACGACTGGTCGGCGGCAATCTGGCGCTGGTGTCGTCGCTGTGCGGGACGCCGTGGGCGGTCGATGGTCGCGCCGCGATCGTGGTGCTGGAAGATATCGGTGAGGCCACCTATCGTCTTGATCGCATGCTCACGCAGCTGCGGCTGGCTGGCGCGTTCGAAGGCTGTGTTGGCGTGGCGTTCGGGCACTGCACCGATTGTCCTGACACCACCGAAGACGGCACGCGCACCATCGACGCGATCGTGACCGAGCTGGCCAACGCGTTACAGGTGCCGACGCTGCAAGGCATTCCGGTTGGACATATTGCAGACCAGTGGACGGTGCCGTTCGGCGCGATCGCGACGTTGGATGCCGACGCGCGTACGCTGTCCGTTCACACCTCTGCTGTTTCGCGCTTTCACTGA
- a CDS encoding glycosyltransferase family 2 protein, translated as MLSFFPGLSPISLLGAASAAIAATPWVAAPFVLAARLRTTPSLDDIDVPALTTAPTPRVSIVLPARNEAVHIAACIRSIRASTWPDLELIVVDDHSTDGTGVLAREAAADDRRVKIVNAPDLPAGWFGKQWACQSGAAHATGSLLLFTDADTRHAPELVGRMVRMRERRGAELLSVAGHQEMGTVWERAVQPSVFTLILTRYGGAEAMERATNRRDVVANGQCFMLSRHVYDAIGGHEPVRGFVAEDVMMAQTIQARGDRVSLALGIDQLSTRMYDGLGSLMKGWGKNMYAGGRHAMWWGAVGQRLYPLFLLSFPLGVLMPFVVLMWCVLAVATGATVSAALLLWSGASSAAVLMSFAAANRINGDPMRRALLAPLGGAIVLGICVSAIARGNNVRWKDRGYVSQ; from the coding sequence ATGCTGAGCTTTTTCCCGGGTCTGTCGCCGATCTCACTGTTGGGCGCCGCGTCGGCGGCCATCGCTGCCACACCGTGGGTGGCCGCTCCCTTCGTGCTGGCGGCCCGCCTCCGCACGACCCCGAGCCTCGACGACATCGACGTGCCGGCGCTCACCACCGCACCGACGCCGCGGGTCAGTATCGTGCTCCCCGCGCGCAACGAGGCGGTCCATATCGCGGCCTGCATCCGCAGCATCCGCGCGTCGACCTGGCCCGACCTCGAGCTCATCGTGGTCGATGATCACTCCACCGATGGCACGGGCGTGCTCGCGCGTGAGGCGGCGGCCGACGACCGCAGAGTGAAGATCGTGAACGCCCCCGATTTGCCGGCCGGCTGGTTCGGGAAGCAGTGGGCCTGTCAGTCAGGTGCGGCTCACGCCACGGGATCGCTGTTGCTCTTCACCGATGCCGATACGCGTCACGCGCCCGAGCTCGTAGGACGTATGGTTCGTATGCGCGAGCGCCGCGGAGCCGAGTTGCTGTCGGTGGCGGGACATCAGGAGATGGGCACCGTGTGGGAGCGGGCCGTGCAGCCGTCGGTGTTCACGCTCATACTCACGCGGTACGGTGGGGCGGAGGCCATGGAGCGAGCGACCAATCGGCGCGATGTCGTTGCCAACGGACAGTGCTTCATGCTGTCGCGACACGTCTACGATGCGATCGGCGGCCATGAGCCGGTACGCGGATTCGTGGCGGAAGACGTGATGATGGCGCAGACCATTCAGGCGCGTGGCGATCGCGTGTCGCTGGCGCTTGGCATCGATCAGTTGAGCACCCGCATGTACGATGGTCTGGGCAGCCTCATGAAAGGCTGGGGCAAGAACATGTACGCTGGCGGCCGACACGCCATGTGGTGGGGCGCGGTGGGACAGCGGCTCTACCCGCTCTTCCTGCTGTCGTTTCCGCTGGGGGTGCTGATGCCGTTCGTGGTGCTCATGTGGTGTGTGCTCGCGGTGGCCACGGGCGCCACCGTGAGTGCCGCCCTGCTGCTGTGGAGCGGCGCGAGCAGCGCAGCGGTGCTCATGTCATTCGCCGCCGCGAACCGGATCAACGGCGACCCGATGCGCCGCGCGTTGCTCGCACCGCTGGGCGGGGCGATCGTGCTGGGGATCTGCGTCAGTGCGATCGCGCGCGGCAACAACGTGCGCTGGAAAGACCGCGGCTACGTGTCGCAGTAG
- a CDS encoding D-amino acid aminotransferase, with protein MPVCWLNGSFVAEQDAQVSIFDRGLLFGDGVYEVAAVLNGTLLDADRHLVRLTRSLSAIGIPNTQPAAAWLGVMQQLASDNGVDEGLVYLQVTRGVAERDFPFPAHVTPTMFSYARPKALRADPNASGVRLLTVPDMRWNRCDIKSTSMLAQVLAKQAARAGGAFEAMMHEDGLVTEGGSSNLWIVNDGVVQTRPLSSDILAGITRDVVLELADAAGVPVRERAFTVAQAKAADECFMSSATSFILPVTTIDHDTVRTGAPGAITQRLRGDYIERADRLTQ; from the coding sequence ATGCCCGTCTGCTGGCTCAACGGATCCTTCGTCGCGGAACAGGATGCGCAGGTCTCCATTTTCGATCGCGGCCTGCTGTTCGGCGACGGCGTGTACGAAGTCGCGGCCGTGTTGAATGGCACACTGCTCGACGCCGACCGGCATCTCGTGCGACTCACACGCTCCTTGTCGGCGATCGGCATCCCCAACACACAGCCGGCCGCTGCGTGGTTGGGCGTGATGCAGCAGCTCGCCAGCGACAACGGCGTTGACGAAGGGCTGGTGTACCTACAAGTCACGCGTGGCGTGGCCGAGCGTGATTTCCCGTTCCCGGCACACGTGACGCCAACCATGTTCTCGTACGCGCGACCGAAGGCGCTGCGCGCCGATCCGAATGCGTCGGGGGTGCGGCTACTCACGGTGCCGGACATGCGTTGGAACCGCTGTGACATCAAGAGTACCAGCATGCTGGCGCAGGTGCTCGCCAAGCAGGCCGCGCGTGCCGGTGGGGCCTTCGAAGCGATGATGCACGAGGACGGCCTCGTGACCGAAGGCGGCTCCAGCAACCTGTGGATCGTGAACGATGGCGTCGTGCAGACGCGACCGCTCTCGAGCGACATCCTGGCCGGCATCACGCGCGATGTCGTGCTTGAACTCGCCGACGCGGCCGGCGTGCCGGTACGCGAGCGGGCCTTCACAGTGGCGCAGGCGAAGGCGGCCGATGAGTGCTTCATGAGCAGCGCCACCAGCTTCATCCTGCCGGTCACCACGATCGATCACGACACCGTGCGCACCGGCGCTCCCGGCGCGATCACACAACGGTTGCGTGGGGACTACATCGAGCGCGCCGACCGGCTCACGCAGTAA
- a CDS encoding N-6 DNA methylase has protein sequence MLTLRAAAQLLAQADSRESLRPIAQALGFTATPTALDADGRERLHIDTLTNSAAVVRGVGTLRLLCAELAHPTDLAGATDPRELTKRLAATMLHQSPARHWCLITLDARQRTLCIATVCAHSGGPRVAALRIDRTRVVDSDADTLRTLAAVSEQDALLRHARFTDILRREALSNRFYGILERAVSSLATDASGPAAPTALPTERRELALLCTSRCLFLAFLEAKGWLDHRLDFLLHHTTAQLEAGGQLHQRLLRPLFFGTLNTPRRDRAPAARRFGAVPFLNGGLFAPTPLEKRHRTLRFSDDAIAHLVGSVLDRHRFTAHEDSASWSEAAVDPEMLGRAFESLMATDERRRSGSFYTPPALVDQVVRDALYSALPDLPADALDDTNTPLRLSPATTDALHHLRILDPACGSGAFLVHTLERLSTLHRRTRLATGAPSATDAHRIRRQILTHCIFGVDRNPVAVWLCELRLWLSVVIECAESDITRVPPLPNLDHHIRVGDSLAGGNFRFAPPSAHALTALRERYTRASGPRKQSIALALQREERQRAMAALSTQRDGLRAERAALLRTLRARDLFGHRRTPTRNDHARLDALRAQCRELSSARAKLADGGALPFRFVTYFADVAAVGGFDVIIGNPPWVRPHALAPRDREQLRREFRSMRAATWHVGAARAGAGVGFASQPDLSVAFIERSLELLAPGATLALLVPAKLWRTLSGGGIRRAITQVATVRTIRDWSDAPALFDAATYPSLLVACKHPRPDIARTDLTGVATCDIDVSVSTAHGERHFPIPTSRLALDGDAAAPWILLPPPAHAAFERLRTAGPALGDSPIGRPLLGVKCGCNAAFLVHAQEHDDDSATVVASDNPAPGKTSVSRSAVIERRLLRPALRGEGITTRLAAGSVAPAADELRILWTHGTDGLPLRTLPPATTRWLAHWRPRLESRRDARARMPWWTLFRTEAARADTPRVVWADIGKRLRTRVLDAGDPTVPLNSCYVVRTTSIDDAYALDALLNSTIAAAWLDVLAEPARGGFRRFLGWTVATLPVPHDWLRARTLLAPIGQRLARLEMVTTPEHDEAVADAYDVPLRQLTPLLEWYTP, from the coding sequence GTGCTCACACTACGCGCCGCCGCCCAACTGCTTGCGCAGGCCGACTCCCGCGAGTCGCTGCGCCCGATCGCCCAGGCTCTGGGCTTCACCGCGACACCCACCGCGCTTGACGCCGATGGGCGCGAGCGATTGCACATCGACACGCTCACGAACAGCGCGGCTGTGGTGCGCGGCGTGGGCACGTTACGATTGTTGTGCGCCGAACTGGCGCATCCCACGGACCTCGCCGGCGCTACCGATCCGCGCGAACTTACGAAGCGGCTCGCGGCCACGATGCTGCATCAGTCGCCCGCGCGACACTGGTGCCTCATTACGCTCGACGCGCGCCAGCGCACTCTGTGCATCGCCACGGTGTGCGCGCACAGCGGCGGTCCGCGCGTAGCCGCGCTCCGGATCGATCGCACGCGCGTGGTCGACTCCGATGCGGACACCCTGCGCACGCTCGCCGCCGTGTCGGAACAGGATGCCTTGCTGCGCCACGCACGATTCACCGATATCCTGCGCCGCGAAGCGCTCTCGAATCGTTTTTACGGCATTCTGGAGCGTGCGGTCTCCTCGCTAGCCACCGACGCGTCCGGTCCGGCGGCGCCGACCGCGCTTCCCACCGAACGACGCGAGCTCGCCCTGCTCTGCACCAGCCGCTGTCTCTTCCTGGCGTTCCTGGAAGCCAAAGGCTGGCTCGATCACCGTCTCGATTTTCTGCTGCATCATACCACGGCCCAGCTCGAGGCCGGCGGTCAGCTGCATCAGCGACTGCTGCGCCCGCTGTTCTTCGGCACGCTGAACACGCCGCGCCGCGATCGTGCCCCCGCCGCCCGTCGCTTCGGCGCTGTGCCGTTCTTGAATGGCGGTCTGTTCGCCCCGACGCCGCTCGAGAAGCGTCATCGCACGCTGCGCTTCAGCGACGACGCCATCGCCCATCTCGTGGGATCGGTGCTCGACCGGCATCGCTTCACGGCGCACGAAGATTCCGCCAGTTGGTCGGAAGCAGCGGTCGACCCCGAGATGCTCGGGCGCGCGTTCGAATCACTCATGGCCACCGACGAACGTCGACGGTCCGGCTCGTTCTACACTCCACCCGCCCTCGTCGATCAGGTCGTCCGCGACGCCCTGTACTCGGCACTTCCAGATCTCCCCGCCGATGCGCTCGACGACACCAACACCCCCCTGCGGCTCTCTCCGGCGACCACCGATGCCCTGCATCACCTGCGCATTCTCGACCCGGCCTGCGGATCGGGTGCATTCCTGGTGCACACGCTCGAACGCCTCAGCACTCTTCACCGACGCACACGACTCGCCACGGGCGCGCCCTCGGCGACCGACGCGCATCGCATCCGACGACAGATCCTCACGCACTGCATCTTCGGCGTCGATCGCAATCCAGTCGCCGTCTGGCTGTGCGAACTGCGTCTCTGGTTGTCCGTGGTCATCGAATGCGCGGAATCCGACATCACCCGCGTGCCGCCGCTACCCAACCTGGATCATCACATCCGCGTGGGTGACTCCCTTGCTGGCGGCAACTTCCGCTTTGCTCCGCCCAGCGCCCACGCGCTGACGGCACTGCGTGAGCGCTACACACGTGCCAGCGGCCCACGCAAGCAGTCCATCGCGCTCGCCCTGCAGCGGGAGGAGCGGCAGCGCGCGATGGCCGCGCTCTCCACACAACGCGACGGGCTCCGGGCTGAACGCGCCGCGCTCCTCAGGACACTCCGAGCGCGCGACCTCTTCGGACACCGTCGCACGCCCACGCGCAACGACCACGCCAGACTCGACGCCCTCCGTGCACAGTGCCGCGAGCTCTCGTCGGCCCGCGCCAAGCTCGCCGACGGCGGCGCGCTCCCCTTTCGATTTGTCACCTACTTCGCCGACGTGGCGGCCGTCGGCGGCTTCGATGTGATCATTGGGAATCCGCCCTGGGTGCGACCGCACGCGCTCGCCCCACGCGATCGCGAACAGCTGCGCCGCGAGTTCCGCAGCATGCGCGCCGCGACCTGGCACGTCGGTGCCGCCCGCGCCGGTGCTGGCGTCGGCTTCGCCTCGCAACCCGATCTCTCCGTCGCCTTCATCGAACGCAGCCTCGAACTGCTCGCGCCCGGCGCGACGCTCGCACTGCTCGTGCCCGCTAAACTCTGGCGCACCCTGTCGGGCGGCGGCATTCGCCGCGCGATCACGCAGGTCGCGACCGTCCGCACGATTCGCGATTGGAGCGACGCCCCGGCGCTGTTCGACGCCGCGACGTATCCGTCGCTCCTGGTCGCCTGCAAACATCCGCGTCCCGACATCGCCCGCACCGACCTCACAGGCGTCGCGACCTGCGACATCGACGTTTCCGTGAGCACCGCACACGGCGAGCGCCACTTTCCGATTCCAACATCGCGCCTCGCCCTCGACGGCGATGCCGCCGCGCCGTGGATCCTGCTTCCGCCACCCGCACACGCCGCTTTCGAACGGCTCCGCACGGCCGGCCCGGCCTTGGGCGACTCGCCCATCGGACGTCCACTGCTGGGTGTGAAGTGCGGCTGCAACGCCGCCTTTCTCGTACACGCGCAGGAGCACGACGATGATTCGGCCACAGTCGTCGCCTCCGACAATCCCGCCCCGGGCAAGACGTCGGTGTCACGGTCAGCCGTCATCGAACGCCGACTGCTGCGCCCCGCGCTGCGTGGTGAAGGCATCACGACGCGGTTAGCGGCTGGCAGCGTGGCGCCTGCCGCTGACGAACTCCGCATCCTGTGGACACACGGCACCGATGGCCTTCCGCTGCGCACCCTGCCACCCGCGACTACGCGATGGCTCGCGCACTGGCGGCCCCGACTCGAAAGTCGACGCGATGCCCGCGCCCGCATGCCGTGGTGGACGCTCTTTCGGACCGAAGCCGCGCGCGCCGATACGCCGCGCGTGGTGTGGGCCGATATCGGCAAACGACTGCGCACGCGGGTGCTCGATGCTGGCGATCCCACGGTACCGCTCAACAGCTGCTACGTGGTCCGCACGACCTCGATCGACGATGCCTACGCGCTCGATGCCTTGCTCAACTCCACCATTGCGGCCGCGTGGCTCGATGTCCTCGCTGAACCGGCCCGCGGCGGCTTTCGGCGCTTCCTTGGCTGGACGGTGGCCACACTACCGGTCCCGCACGACTGGCTCCGCGCCCGCACCCTGCTCGCTCCCATCGGCCAGCGTCTCGCCCGTCTTGAGATGGTGACCACACCGGAACACGACGAGGCGGTCGCTGATGCCTACGACGTGCCGTTGCGTCAACTCACCCCATTACTCGAGTGGTACACGCCATGA
- a CDS encoding rhodanese-like domain-containing protein, with protein sequence MKTAQQLIAEAKASISEVTTSEVQDRLAAGEPVVLIDIREQNEWNLGHAAPAQYIGRGVLESQIESRVPRDAQVVLMCASGNRSALSARTLQEMGYTNVASLAGGFRDWVASGGAVAD encoded by the coding sequence ATGAAGACCGCGCAGCAACTCATCGCCGAAGCAAAGGCGAGCATCTCGGAAGTCACGACGAGTGAAGTGCAGGATCGTCTGGCGGCCGGGGAACCGGTGGTGCTCATCGACATCCGTGAGCAAAACGAGTGGAACCTCGGACATGCGGCGCCGGCGCAGTACATCGGCCGCGGTGTGCTCGAGAGCCAGATCGAATCACGCGTGCCTCGCGACGCGCAGGTGGTCCTCATGTGCGCCAGCGGCAATCGCTCGGCACTCTCTGCCCGCACGTTGCAGGAGATGGGCTACACGAATGTCGCGTCGCTGGCTGGTGGATTCCGCGATTGGGTCGCCTCCGGTGGCGCGGTGGCCGACTGA
- a CDS encoding DEAD/DEAH box helicase: protein MTWSLHSARHVQARLAGALIPPLPLAELGDITLLPHQRDAVARIQRAIRLHHGALLADDVGLGKTYTALAVARSYTQVHVIAPAALQAMWRTAITHAQLPHIRLHSVHGFSRPHHASRAALADEAYPGVVRERAPQRTLVIIDEAHYLRTRRTARYAAIARFVSGCDTLLLSATPLHNRAAELRNLLALFLGSRADLLSDTMLAQVVIRRSNTNTSAGARTGPPAAAETPTASRPPVLQHAPLPMPHDRATLTHILALPAPLPAHDGAVAGALIRLGLLRAWCSSDAALAHALRQRRLRGDALLQALRSGRHPTQTELRSWLVGDHEVQLAFPELMAQHEVESAPLIERVEAHLEALATLAEHHEQTARADGARADALRALLQAHPDTPIIAFSQFAHTIGALHRALSDIAGVGLLSSKHARIASGRISRREVLARFAPLAQERPPPPAHQAIRLLLATDLLAEGVNLQDAGVVVHLDLPWTDALREQRVGRCARIGSPHRAVHVYSFAPHPEGDRALRLQRRIAAKAALSRRFAGGDAIHSSRQRPRSVGRESAAEAASRLHARLQRWADAVAVAAPSRATVVAALRSAQESAWIALVDHQGQSRLLCSHAFHATGRRRVVSARVRSLLRAVAIADDSSAATLLRVGLEPAVRRALRDIHRWCGRATARAEVGPGDHALAPLAQRAARHLAQLVQRCGPIERAALRGAIADAERVVGSARGSGAEDAMARWCAQGESASRWGPRVWLTAWQQEPVLAAFARDRPRVPEVAPRATIRVRALLLIGPYA, encoded by the coding sequence ATGACGTGGTCCCTCCACAGTGCGCGCCACGTGCAGGCCCGACTCGCCGGCGCGCTCATTCCCCCCCTGCCGTTGGCGGAGTTGGGTGACATCACCCTGCTGCCGCACCAGCGTGATGCCGTGGCCCGCATTCAGCGTGCCATCCGCCTGCACCACGGCGCGCTGTTGGCCGACGACGTGGGACTTGGCAAGACGTATACCGCGCTCGCCGTGGCCCGTTCGTACACACAGGTACACGTGATCGCGCCAGCGGCGCTGCAGGCCATGTGGCGCACGGCTATCACGCACGCGCAACTGCCGCACATCCGCTTGCATTCCGTGCACGGATTTTCCCGGCCGCACCACGCATCCCGCGCCGCCCTCGCCGACGAGGCGTATCCGGGCGTCGTGCGGGAGCGCGCGCCGCAGCGCACGCTCGTCATCATCGACGAAGCGCACTACCTGCGCACCCGCCGGACCGCGCGCTATGCCGCCATCGCCCGCTTCGTGTCCGGTTGCGACACCTTGTTGCTGTCCGCGACGCCATTGCACAACCGGGCGGCTGAGCTGCGAAATCTGCTGGCGCTCTTTCTGGGATCGCGCGCTGATCTCCTGTCGGATACGATGCTCGCCCAGGTGGTGATCCGCCGATCAAACACGAACACGAGCGCGGGAGCGCGGACGGGGCCGCCGGCAGCGGCCGAGACACCGACCGCCAGCCGGCCGCCGGTGCTGCAGCACGCGCCGCTGCCGATGCCACACGATCGCGCCACACTCACCCACATTCTCGCGCTCCCGGCTCCACTCCCGGCGCATGATGGCGCCGTGGCCGGCGCGCTCATTCGACTGGGATTGCTGCGTGCCTGGTGTTCCAGCGACGCCGCCCTCGCGCACGCGTTGCGCCAGCGGCGCTTGCGCGGCGACGCGTTACTCCAGGCACTGCGCTCCGGTCGGCATCCCACGCAAACGGAGTTGCGCAGTTGGTTGGTGGGCGATCACGAAGTACAGCTCGCCTTCCCCGAACTGATGGCGCAGCATGAAGTGGAGAGCGCACCGTTGATCGAGCGGGTCGAGGCGCATCTCGAGGCGCTCGCGACGCTCGCTGAACACCACGAGCAGACCGCGCGCGCAGACGGGGCCCGCGCCGATGCGCTACGTGCGTTGCTTCAGGCGCACCCCGACACGCCGATTATCGCCTTCTCACAATTCGCCCACACCATCGGCGCGCTGCATCGCGCCCTGTCGGACATCGCCGGCGTCGGTCTGCTCTCGAGCAAACACGCGCGCATTGCCAGTGGCCGGATCAGCCGCCGTGAGGTCCTCGCGCGCTTTGCGCCGCTCGCGCAGGAACGTCCGCCACCGCCGGCACATCAAGCCATCCGCCTGCTGCTCGCCACCGACCTGCTGGCCGAGGGCGTGAATTTGCAGGATGCCGGTGTGGTCGTACATCTCGATCTGCCGTGGACCGACGCGCTGCGCGAGCAGCGCGTGGGACGCTGCGCGCGCATCGGCTCACCGCACCGCGCCGTGCACGTCTATAGCTTCGCGCCGCATCCGGAGGGTGACCGCGCACTCCGCCTGCAGCGCCGGATCGCCGCCAAGGCGGCGTTGTCCAGACGCTTTGCCGGGGGCGACGCGATTCACTCGTCTCGACAACGCCCGCGAAGCGTCGGACGAGAAAGCGCGGCCGAGGCGGCATCGCGGTTGCACGCGCGATTGCAGCGGTGGGCCGACGCCGTCGCGGTCGCTGCGCCGTCGCGCGCAACGGTCGTTGCCGCCCTGCGGTCTGCCCAAGAATCCGCGTGGATCGCGCTGGTCGATCATCAGGGACAGTCACGCCTGCTCTGCTCGCACGCGTTCCACGCCACGGGTCGTCGGCGCGTGGTGAGCGCACGCGTGCGTTCCCTGCTACGCGCCGTGGCGATCGCCGATGACAGCAGTGCCGCCACGCTGTTACGCGTCGGACTGGAGCCAGCGGTTCGTCGAGCGTTGCGCGATATCCACCGCTGGTGCGGGCGCGCGACGGCACGCGCCGAGGTCGGCCCTGGCGATCACGCACTGGCGCCGCTCGCCCAGCGCGCCGCCCGACACCTCGCCCAACTGGTGCAGCGCTGCGGGCCGATCGAGCGCGCGGCGTTGCGGGGGGCGATCGCCGATGCCGAACGGGTCGTGGGATCGGCGCGCGGATCGGGCGCCGAGGACGCGATGGCGCGCTGGTGTGCGCAGGGCGAGTCCGCGTCGCGATGGGGGCCGAGGGTATGGTTGACGGCGTGGCAGCAGGAGCCGGTGCTGGCCGCCTTCGCCCGCGACCGCCCTCGTGTGCCGGAGGTCGCGCCAAGGGCAACGATTCGCGTCCGTGCGCTGCTGCTGATCGGTCCTTACGCTTGA
- a CDS encoding CoA pyrophosphatase, translated as MGRLRWRGGRLSDSARDQLLQRALQHADVSRLARRLASRVPVDASPLAESRLAAVSAVLRVVDEEPQLLFIKRAELERDPWSGHMAFPGGRLEPGDASLEMTAVRETQEELALDLTQGRMLGRLDDLAPRNRSLPPIIVRPFVAIVEPDVTFTPSEEVAATFWVPLSRLQHERSKAEYVVEINGNRATFPAFRVEQHIVWGLTERIVRQLLALVGP; from the coding sequence TTGGGTCGCCTCCGGTGGCGCGGTGGCCGACTGAGCGACTCAGCGCGCGACCAACTCTTGCAGCGCGCACTGCAGCACGCCGACGTATCACGGCTCGCGAGGCGTCTGGCGAGCCGTGTCCCGGTCGATGCGTCACCGCTGGCCGAGTCACGGCTCGCTGCGGTGTCGGCTGTATTGCGCGTGGTCGATGAGGAGCCGCAGCTGTTGTTCATCAAGCGCGCGGAGCTCGAGCGCGATCCGTGGAGCGGGCACATGGCGTTCCCCGGCGGCCGCCTCGAACCCGGTGACGCTTCTCTCGAGATGACCGCCGTACGCGAAACGCAGGAAGAGCTCGCGCTCGATCTCACCCAGGGACGCATGCTGGGACGCCTCGATGATCTGGCGCCGCGCAATCGATCGCTGCCGCCCATCATCGTCCGTCCCTTTGTGGCGATCGTCGAGCCCGACGTGACCTTCACGCCCAGCGAGGAAGTCGCAGCCACCTTCTGGGTTCCGCTGTCGCGGCTGCAGCATGAACGCTCGAAGGCCGAATACGTCGTGGAGATCAACGGCAATCGTGCCACGTTTCCGGCGTTTCGCGTGGAGCAGCACATCGTGTGGGGGCTAACCGAGCGCATCGTGCGCCAACTCCTCGCGCTCGTCGGTCCATAG